The Brachionichthys hirsutus isolate HB-005 unplaced genomic scaffold, CSIRO-AGI_Bhir_v1 contig_1438, whole genome shotgun sequence genomic sequence GGAAAACCAGCATGGCCAGTCATATCTGCTACAACAGGAACAGGGCGTGTAGCTTAAACCGAAATTCAGAGCGGAGTCTGCTGCATGGTTTAGCTTTCAGAATGCCATTCGTAGCGTAGCAGAAATCATTTACCTCAAAAGCACGTCTGCAGGCTGATTGAACAAATGTTCGTTTCAACATCCTTCATTAAAGACTGCATTAACTAATTTTAACCGCTGAaatgacagcagcaggaggttAGGCTAGTAAAGCCAGCAGGCCTGGGCGTCGTTGCAAAACGAGCAGTATACTGACACGCCTCTAAATGCATGCATCTGTCAGCAAGGAGAACGCCGATTCTTCTGCGAGGCAAACAAGCAGGTTCACTCCCAAAAGACGCTCTCAGGTTAAtacgaagaaaagaaaaaagtacaaatGGTGCACGATGAGCTGAGTTACATTTGACCAGAGAAGAGAAATATCTGAAAAATATACCATTTTATTCATGTAAAGTCAATGATGCATGACAAATGTGACTTTTTCATATGTAATTTATAACTATTgagcaaaatattaaattagAGGTCAGGAGGTTTTTTCAACAACTGTGCTTGTAAAATATTGATATTCTTTACATTACGGAcaagagtgtgtgcgtgaacggttgtctgtctatgtgtgttctctgcctctgcccatagcaagctgggataggctccagcaactcctgtaaCCTGAATgaatgagggaggggggaggggggggggcatcccacACAGTGAGATAGAAACTCGGTGCAAAACATAAAGAGTGAAAACTGGAGGAATGTTGCACTTCCAGTTCCAGGAGCCGCCCTTTAAGACCTGCTGAAAAGGGAGTTTCTTTCAGTTGAAAGTTAAACTGCATGTTGCATGTATTGACAAATTGGTGATAATCTTAATTTAAATTGTATCTATCTACGTGTCTTCTCAAGCTGCAGGTGTTGAGCTATTGCCACCAAGAATAATAAAGTCATATCAATATGAACAGGGAGAGTTCTGTAAAATGATGTTTGAGAGTTCTGTGCTGCTTGCTGTGCCTGACTTTGTGAGGGCACGCACAGCCACCACCCTGAAGTCATGCTCAAACCTGTTCACCCAGGGCGGCCGAGGCCTCTTATGTAAGCATTTGCTGAGAGAAAAGTAACCTTTATTGTTATTACGGTAACTACAATGGCAGAGAGCCTGTTTGGCATTCCTGGATATGCCATTCCTGTTGTGGCATGTTTGATTTGAACTTGCAGCGTGCGATGATTGAATTAGGATGCATTGAGTGTTTCTCGTGTGAACCCAACTGTAattcacttcttctttttttagtgAATGCTTAAGGGTATTGCAAACAGACTTGATACCACCTGAGTGAGTGTAAGACCTCCAGATAAAGATGAGATCTTTATTTGGGATGCATCCAGGCAGCAACTTGTGGGAACacgtcaggtgtgtgtgtgtgcgtgtgtgtgtgtgtgtgtgtgcgtgtgtgtgtgtgtgtgtgtgtgtgcgtgtgtgtgtgtgtgtgtgtgtgcgtgtgtgtgcgtgtgtgtgcgtgtgtgtgtgtgtgtgtgtgtgtgtgtgtgtgtgtgtatgtgtgtgtgtgtgtgtgtgtgtgtgtgcgtgtgtgtgtgtgtgtgtgtaggtgtgtgtgcttgttgaCACAGTCGAACTAGGTCGCCCTTCGGGCTGATTAGACATTTTTTCTACTTCCTctttaatgataaaataaataaagcatgacTGATAATTGAAGAAGGTGCAACTACATAAAACCTACATTgaaccttgcccccccccccccccccccacacacacacacagaaaacaatacGAAACACCCTTTGAGGAGGATTTATTACAGAGCAGAAAGGAGTTGCACAGGAGCACACATTTAGAAGCCCTGAAAatatttgtgtctttctgtttcgCTTCAGCGTTGATTTCCGGTGAAAAGGTTTACATGTTTACGCGCACAGACACGTTGACCCAATAGCAAGATGGAGCAGCAGATACAATCATATACAACCATGCCCCCTGCTGGCTAAACTATTGTGGTGCAGCGTTCACTGAGCAATGTGACTGACAACAGGAAAtcactttaactttaactttaactttaactttaatcCATCAAACTGTTCAGAAGCCTGAAATCGACCCATTCGGAGGCACTTTCCATTAAAAACGTCTGACGGGAATCTTATTACACCCCGaacaaccctaaccccaaccccaaccctaaccctaaccccaaccctaaccctaaccctaaccctaaccctaaccccaaccctaaccctaaccgaGTTTTGCCGGTTTTTCTTAACCGGCAAAACTCCTAAACAATCAAATAGGGTATAAAGAATTACTCCTCAGCCACGGCTTCaacctctgtctgctcctgctgcacctcctttgcagccacggTTTCAacctctttcttctcctgctgcaactcctttgcagccacggcttcaacctctgtctgctcctgctgcacctcctttgcagccacggcttcaacctctgtctgctcctgctgcacctcctttgcagccacggcttcagcttctgtctgctcctgctgcacctcctttgcagccacggtttcaacctctttctgctcctgctgcacctcctttgcagccacggcttcaacctctgtctgctcctgctgcacctcctttgcagccacggcttcaacctctgtctgctcctgctgcacctcctttgcagccacggcttcagcttctgtctgctcctgctgcacctcctttgcagccacggtttcaacctctttctgctcctgctgcacctcctttgcagccacAGTTTCAacctctttcttctcctgctgcaactcctttgcagccacggtttcaacctctttctgctcctgctgcacctcctttgcagccacggcttcaacctctttctgctcctgctgcacctcctttgcagccacggcttcaacctctttctgctcctgctgcacctcctttgcagccacggcttcaacctctgtctgctcctgctgcacctcctttgcagccacggcttcaacctctttctgctcctgctgcacctcctttgcagccacggTTTCAAcctctttctcctcttgctGTGCCTCCTTTTTAACTACACTGTCGACCTCTGTCTGCTTCTcctgtttcttctcctctctcttgaTTATCATCGTTTCTGTATTAGTGACTATGGTGCTCTTCATCGGTGCTTCCTCCTTGACGCCACCATAGGAGGCTCTGGCATAGGATGGGATGCAGGAGCTCTCCAGGCCATAGGCGCTGTAATTCATAGCTGTACAAAAGTAAATGGCAAGAAAAtagatatttgtgttttgtacCTGCAAATGCTTTCAGaggagtttgacatttttaatatattaaatattatatttattctttAATGTGGTGTAAATCCACCAAGAAACAATGAATGTGCACAACAAGGCCAAACATGAACCTACAAGTCTGCTTGGATACAATCGTCTGGATCCCCGTTGCCAGCCTGTAGAGAAACGAGCAGACCTGCATGAGCTCCAGAGAATAATCTCTCATCACCTCCACAGGAGCGTCTCACCTGTTTTCCTCCCCTTCCAGAAGTTTTCTGTAGGTGACAATCTCAATGTCCAGAGCCAGCTTCACGTTCATCAGTTCCTGGTACTGGTGGACTTGCAGGGCCATGTCCTGCTTGGCTCTCTGGAGAGCTTCCTCCAGGTCTCTGATGCGGAGTTTGCCATCCTCCACCGCCAGGTCTCCACGATCTTCCGCTTCTGCGATTTGAGATTCCAAATTGCTTCGCTACGAGTtgaggaacaaaaaacaagtttCAGCTAAGTAATAAGATCACATATTACTGTAATTAAAATACGATATGCTAAACTCACCTGTGATTTAACCATTTCAATTTCAGACTGGAGCCTCATTATTATCCTGTTCAGGTCAGCAATCTCAGCCTTGGTGGACTTCAGGTCGTCACCGTTGCTGCCCGCTGCCTGCTGCATCGCTGCATACTGGCGCACGCAGGGACACAAATAATCCAAACGCAATACATTCATTTTATATCTATTTTAGTTGTCTTCTAAGTTCTGGAGTCATTGGTGTTTCTGTATTTCAGATTGACATGAATAGATGAAGAAACATCCTCGTAGCTAAAGTGATATTTGTGAAGGATGTTTTCGAGACAGAAGGATTCTCACAACAAAAAAATGATTTGTGTTGAGTTGCTCTACGAAGAATAGGACTTGTTAGATCAGATCTTTcagttttaaatatatttaaaaaaaaggctgtccTCACAGGTGATGAATGGGCTGCTGGCATAAGGCttgaatttaaaagaaaaagagtggACTCACTTTTGTCTTGTACCATAACTCAGCCTCGGCCCTGCTATGGTTAGCAATGTCTTCATACTGGGCATGCACTTCAGCAATGATGGCATCCATATCAAGGTCGCGGCTGTTGTTCATCTCTACAACAACAGATGTGTCCTTGATCTGACCCTGCAGCTCTTGGATCTCCTAGATAAATGGACATAGGCAGAGAAAATATGGTAtattctccttttctttttgatgatatatatatatatagatcaaACCATTATGCATTTGAGAACCaccaaaaaaattaattatGGTTATTACTGCATCATATATGTGCCTCAGGAACTCGATCTCATCGCTGAGTCCGTCCATCTTGGCTTCCAGCTCTACTTTGATCGTGTAGGCTGCGTCGGTGTCCTGCATAGTAAAAAGTATTTAGAATACCCATTGGCACATGCAGCTCCAACACAGAGGTGCGTTATGAGGCTCCGGTCCATTAATCGAGATCAATAACATGTTAAAAAAGATGAACTCGCCTTCTTCAGGAGGACAAAGTTGTTTTCACACTCATTGCGTTTGAGGATCTCATCTTCATACCTGGAAATAAGGTTTTGAAATGCATTCACTTTAAGTCCCCGTGGATTATTTGAGATGTGTTTCTCTCTGATTAACATGAAGATGCACACGCAAATATGATTCCAAtgaaaacagcagaaataaaaccAATGCTGGTGTATTGAATTCAACTTACTGATCCTGTTAGCTCTTAGCTGCCACTTTAATGTGCACATAGGAGTGTGATCCacttaataaatatattatcaaTGGGATAAAACTAAACACTGAAAATGTTGTTTCACTCACATCTTTTTGAAGTCTTCAACCTGGTCTGACGTTTGACGCACTTTGGACTCTAGTTTGAGTTTTTCGTGGCCCAAGTGGTCCAGCTGCTTTCGTAAGTTGCCAATGTAGGCTTCAAACATGGCGTCACTATCGGAGTGGGATGTGGTTTGCTCCTGCAGAAGTTCCCACTTGGTTTCAAGCactttgttctgctgctctaGAAAACGCACCTGCAGACAAAAACCAACGATGACGGATGGTTACAGTCATTTAGACGatattgtgttgtgtgtcgTCGTAGTAAAGCAAAACGCATATGTCCATAATGAATGTAGAAAAGGATTTCATGTAAGaagaaggtgtgtgtttgtgtgtgtgtgtgggggggggggggggggtcactcacgTAACATGAATTCATTTATCGACTAATTATTTACTACTCATTCATCTCAATCCATATTGCTGcatttcaacacagagacaccgTTCCCTGGCCGTAGCCCGGCTTGCACCTTTTACAGCTTTTCTCTTGAGAACCTTGACCTCGGGTGGCGGCCTGGGCGGGACGCCGCTACCACTTAGCAAACACGAGGGGGAGAACCGTAGCGCTGCGTCTTTGCTCCGCGCCACAGTGGAATGCAGGGCAGGGGAGCTCGGCTTTTGCTCAGCGAGTGATTCACACGTGAACTTCAGGTCCGTGTCCTTAAACCGCAGCGATGGGAATCTGTTATGCTGCTTTTGTTCAAGAGAAGACAAAATATCAACCTATACATTTGGCACAAGAGGAATACCaatcacttcttcttctttcttttttttttttacagccactGGGACCCTCTGCGCTTTCAGAGGATCTTGCTCAGACCGTCATGCACCCCTCAAGAAAGATGTTTGGTCCTCACAATCTCACCTGAAGGTAGAAGCATGAACGATCACTGAGCCGTGGTTCAGAGCAGCCTTACCGAATCACAGAGCACGACTTGCAGGCTGCTTATGAATGCAGCTTTCACAGCATTTGCTGCAGATGGTGCCCGTTCTGAAACCAGAGCCCTTTCACCTGGGGCTGTTTTCCTTTGAGCTTCTCGATTGATTTCTGTGGAAGTAATAGCCTGGCAGCGACGGCGACGGCGCCCACCAGATAGCCAGAACCAACCCCGATTATGAGCGTTctgtctgtgctgcttgcagCTGTTCTGTCGTGAAGGACAGCATGTTCTGCTCAGACAGGATTGTGCGTATCTCAGTCTTTAGCCGACTAACCTTGTCGATGAAGGTAGCAAAGCGGTTGTTCAGGGTCTtgatctgctccttctcctcattCCGGACCCTCTGGATGGTG encodes the following:
- the LOC137915965 gene encoding keratin, type II cytoskeletal 8-like: MSVSAMTTPSFSSRSPSKGFSSSSFSGYGGHGVGGGRQSLAVRSSYRGVSSSGAAMGAGGFNVVGGSYVAGGSGQRGGAEFGFMRFGGGANEVAPPITAVTVNTSLLAPLNLEIDPTIQRVRNEEKEQIKTLNNRFATFIDKVRFLEQQNKVLETKWELLQEQTTSHSDSDAMFEAYIGNLRKQLDHLGHEKLKLESKVRQTSDQVEDFKKMYEDEILKRNECENNFVLLKKDTDAAYTIKVELEAKMDGLSDEIEFLRHIYDAEIQELQGQIKDTSVVVEMNNSRDLDMDAIIAEVHAQYEDIANHSRAEAELWYKTKYAAMQQAAGSNGDDLKSTKAEIADLNRIIMRLQSEIEMVKSQRSNLESQIAEAEDRGDLAVEDGKLRIRDLEEALQRAKQDMALQVHQYQELMNVKLALDIEIVTYRKLLEGEENRLATGIQTIVSKQTSMNYSAYGLESSCIPSYARASYGGVKEEAPMKSTIVTNTETMIIKREEKKQEKQTEVDSVVKKEAQQEEKEVETVAAKEVQQEQKEEQTEVEAVAEE